The Streptomyces sp. NBC_01463 DNA window CCCAGCCGTCCGCCATGCCGAGTCCGGAGCCCTCGTGCCGCACCTCGTACAGCCGTACACCGCGGTCGGCGAGCGCGGCCATCCAGTGCATGTTGGCGTCGCCCATCATGCCGAAGACGTCGCTGGTGCCTTCCTTGACGAACGCCTCGGCGAGTGCTTCGTAGACCTTCACTTGTGGGACTCCTTCACGTTCGCCGCGGCCGTCGCCCGCGCTTTCAGGACGCCGTCGAGCCGTGAGAAGACCCGGAGCGCGTTGCCTCCGTAGACCGCCTGGCGGTCGGTGTCGCTCAGGGTGTCGATGGAGTCGAGGGTGTACTTGGTGTCGTCGAACCGACGCCCGGTCTCCGGGTCCACGCTGCGGACGGCGCCGATCATCTCCGAGGCGAACAGGACGTTCTGGGCGGGGATGATGTCCAGCAGCAGTTCCATGCCGCGCTTGTGGTACACGCAGGTGTCGAAATAGACGTTGCGCAGGATCGACTCCTCCAGCGGCGGCCGACCGCGGTCCTGCATCATTCCGCGGTAGCGGCCCCAGTGGTACGGGACGGCGCCGCCGCCGTGCGGCAGGATCAGCTTCAGCGTCGGGAAGTCCTTGAACAGGTCCGCCTCGCACAGCTGCATGAACGCCGCGGTGTCGCCGGCGAGGTAGTGGGCACAGGTGCCCTGCATCGCCGGGTTCCTCGACATCGCGACATGAACCATCGCGGGGACGTCGAGCTCGACCATCTTCTCGTACAGCGGGTAGTAGACCCGGTCCGTCAACGGCGGCGCCTGGTAGTAGCCGTCGGATGGGTCCGGATTGAGGAGACAGCCGATGAAGCCCAACTCCTCTACGCAGCGCTCCAGTTCGATGACGGAGTTGCCTACCGAAGCGGCCAGGGCGTCGCCCGGCGACTGCGGGAGCTGGCACACGCCCACGAACCGCTCGGGGAAGAGACCGCACACCCGGGCGATCAGGTCGTTGCTGACCCGGGACCAGTCGAGGCTGGTCTGCTCGTCGCCGTAGTGATGAGCCATCTTGCCCGCACCCGGCGAGAAGACCGTCAGGTCGGTGCCGCGCTCCATCTGCAGCTTGAGCTGCCCGTTCTCGATGGCGGTACGGATCTCGTCGTCGCTGATGTTCAGCTCGTCGGGCGAGACCCGGGCGCCGCATTCCTCGAACGCTCTGATCTGCTTCTCGCGCCACTCCCCCAGCGCGGGAGGCGCCGTGGTGAAGTGACCATGACTGTCGATGATCATGAATTACTCCGAAACTTGCGATGCGGTGGTGACGTGCTGTGCGGCCCGGGCTGGTGCGTCCCTCAGCTGCGGCCGGTCAGCTCGCGGGCCTTCTGCAGGCCGGGGTAGGTACGCACCGGCGCCGACATCAGGAAGCGGTAGCCGTCGTCGAGCACCTGCTTGACGTTGCCGGCGGTGACGTGCGGGTGGGCAACGGCGACTCCGCGCTCGGCGCAGATGTCGAGGATCTGCCGCTTGCACTCCAGGACACGCGGGTGTTCGTACTGGCGCGGGAAGCCCAGTTCCTGGCTCATGTCGCCCTCGCCGATCAGGATCAGTCCGATGCCCGGCACCTGGTCGAGGATGTCCGGCAGGTTCTTGATGCCGAGCTGGTCCTCGATCATGAGGCCGACCAGGATCTCGCCGTCGGGGTCGAGCGGCCATACGTCGGCGCGGGCGTAGTACTCGATGTTCG harbors:
- a CDS encoding amidohydrolase; this encodes MIIDSHGHFTTAPPALGEWREKQIRAFEECGARVSPDELNISDDEIRTAIENGQLKLQMERGTDLTVFSPGAGKMAHHYGDEQTSLDWSRVSNDLIARVCGLFPERFVGVCQLPQSPGDALAASVGNSVIELERCVEELGFIGCLLNPDPSDGYYQAPPLTDRVYYPLYEKMVELDVPAMVHVAMSRNPAMQGTCAHYLAGDTAAFMQLCEADLFKDFPTLKLILPHGGGAVPYHWGRYRGMMQDRGRPPLEESILRNVYFDTCVYHKRGMELLLDIIPAQNVLFASEMIGAVRSVDPETGRRFDDTKYTLDSIDTLSDTDRQAVYGGNALRVFSRLDGVLKARATAAANVKESHK